From a single Brassica napus cultivar Da-Ae chromosome C9, Da-Ae, whole genome shotgun sequence genomic region:
- the LOC106440658 gene encoding transcription factor MYBC1-like encodes MREEDSNWFAKWEEELPSPEELIPLSQSLITPDLAIAFDLRSPNQPQPQTTPPPQQTNSSAEFAVDSSGDEPARTLKRPRLVWTPQLHKRFVDAVAHLGIKNAVPKTIMQLMSVDGLTRENVASHLQKYRLYLKRMQSGGGGGGNVVGESDHLFASSPVPTHFLHPTGRQSSDHFIPSFVPIASLQHHQPQFLHRQISAVNFTSQANNNNGKAMDQSLFLARQSHHQQQQQVLTRSQVANYADDLEQGANTVLTLFPTREN; translated from the coding sequence ATGAGAGAGGAAGACTCCAACTGGTTTGCCAAATGGGAAGAAGAGCTCCCGTCGCCGGAGGAGCTCATACCGTTATCTCAGTCCCTCATCACTCCCGATCTCGCCATCGCCTTCGATCTCCGAAGTCCTAACCAACCTCAGCCTCAAACCACGCCGCCGCCGCAGCAAACCAACTCCTCAGCCGAGTTCGCCGTAGACTCCTCCGGAGACGAGCCGGCTAGGACGCTAAAACGGCCGCGTTTGGTGTGGACGCCGCAACTGCACAAGCGCTTCGTGGACGCGGTGGCGCACCTCGGGATCAAGAACGCGGTTCCCAAAACCATCATGCAGCTCATGAGCGTCGACGGGCTGACCAGAGAGAACGTCGCTAGCCATCTTCAGAAGTACCGGCTTTACCTCAAGAGGATGCAGTCCGGGGGAGGCGGCGGAGGAAACGTCGTCGGTGAGTCGGATCATCTTTTCGCTAGCTCGCCTGTTCCTACGCATTTTCTTCACCCGACGGGTAGACAAAGCTCCGACCATTTCATTCCTTCTTTCGTCCCTATCGCGTCTCTTCAGCATCACCAGCCTCAGTTCCTCCACCGGCAAATCTCCGCCGTGAATTTCACCTCTCAGGCAAATAACAACAACGGGAAAGCGATGGACCAGTCATTGTTCTTGGCTAGGCAGAGTCATcatcagcagcagcaacaagTTCTCACTAGGAGCCAAGTGGCTAACTATGCAGATGATCTGGAACAAGGAGCCAACACGGTCTTGACTCTATTTCCAACTCgagaaaattga
- the LOC106440657 gene encoding ubiquitin-conjugating enzyme E2 22 isoform X1: MASNENLPPNVIKQLAKELKSLDESPPDGIKVVVNDEDFSQICADIEGPVGTPYENGLFRMKLALSHDFPHSPPKGYFMTKIFHPNVASNGEICVNTLKKDWNPSLGLRHVLSVVRCLLIEPFPESALNEQAGKMLLENYEEYARHARLYTGIHAKPKPKFKTGAISESTTALNVGQPNNETPGAIPSSVADINRVITATEQIANVPVAAAAGSASVATTTQKREAGLAKVQADKKKVDARKKSLKRL, from the exons ATG GCAAGTAACGAGAATCTACCACCCAATGTTATCAAGCAGCTCGCCAAGGAACTCAAGAGTCTTGACGAATCTCCTCCGGATGGCATCAAGGTTGTGGTCAACGACGAGGACTTCTCTCAAATATGTGCTGATATTGAAGGACCAG TTGGGACTCCTTATGAGAATGGACTTTTCCGTATGAAGTTGGCATTATCTCATGATTTTCCACATTCTCCGCCTAAAG GCTACTTTATGACAAAGATATTCCATCCCAATGTTGCTTCTAACGGAGAGATTTGCGTTAACACTCTTAAGAAAGATTGGAACCCCAGTCTTGGATTAAGACATGTTCTCTCT GTTGTGAGGTGCTTACTAATCGAGCCATTTCCAGAATCTGCATTAAACGAACAGGCTGGAAAGATGCTACTTGAGAACTATGAAGAGTACGCTAGGCATGCTCG GCTTTACACGGGTATCCATGCTAAACCAAAACCTAAGTTCAAAACAGGAGCTATCTCAGAGTCAACAACGGCTCTAAATGTTGGCCAGCCCAACAACGAGACGCCTGGTGCAATACCCTCTTCAGTGGCAGACATCAATAGAGTAATAACAGCGACTGAACAAATTGCTAACGTGCCTgtagcagcagcagcaggaTCTGCAAGTGTGGCCACTACGACACAGAAAAGAGAAGCCGGTTTGGCCAAGGTTCAGGCAGACAAGAAGAAGGTAGATGCCAGAAAGAAGAGCTTGAAGAGACTATGA